In a single window of the Paenibacillus sp. MMS20-IR301 genome:
- a CDS encoding DUF2188 domain-containing protein, with the protein MPWNKDVYPESLKNFTAPIRNKAVEIANALLEEGYEEGRAISIATAQAKEWGENRDKQIRKKNH; encoded by the coding sequence ATGCCATGGAATAAGGATGTTTATCCTGAATCACTGAAGAATTTCACCGCACCGATCAGGAATAAGGCGGTAGAGATTGCTAATGCACTGCTTGAGGAGGGGTATGAGGAGGGGCGGGCGATTTCCATCGCTACCGCACAGGCCAAGGAATGGGGCGAGAACCGGGATAAGCAGATCCGCAAAAAGAATCATTGA
- a CDS encoding nitroreductase family protein, with protein sequence MSKSFLDAVKDRRSVYAISKESPVSDARIKEIVEEAVLHSPTSFNSQSSRAVVLLGEQHDKLWDITAETLRKIVPTEQFEGTAQKLASFKAGYGSVLFFEDQAVVKHLQENFALYAENFPIWSNQSSGILQFVVWTAFAEEGLGASLQHYNPLIDDEVKATFGIPAEWKLIAQLPFGKTVTAPGEKEFQPIEDRVKFIK encoded by the coding sequence ATGTCTAAAAGTTTCCTTGATGCAGTAAAAGACAGACGTTCCGTATATGCGATCAGCAAAGAATCCCCGGTCTCCGATGCCCGGATTAAAGAAATTGTTGAGGAGGCAGTTCTACATAGCCCGACTTCCTTCAACTCCCAAAGCTCCAGAGCTGTTGTTCTGCTGGGAGAACAGCATGATAAGCTGTGGGATATTACGGCAGAGACTTTGCGTAAAATCGTTCCGACAGAGCAATTTGAAGGCACAGCACAGAAATTGGCTTCCTTCAAGGCTGGCTACGGCTCCGTGCTCTTCTTCGAGGATCAGGCTGTAGTGAAGCATCTGCAGGAGAACTTCGCCCTGTATGCCGAGAACTTCCCGATCTGGTCCAACCAGTCCTCCGGTATTCTGCAGTTTGTTGTATGGACGGCATTTGCAGAAGAGGGCCTGGGCGCTTCATTGCAGCACTATAACCCGCTGATTGATGATGAAGTAAAGGCAACCTTCGGCATTCCTGCAGAATGGAAGCTGATTGCCCAGCTGCCGTTCGGCAAGACCGTAACCGCTCCAGGCGAGAAGGAATTCCAGCCGATTGAAGACCGCGTGAAATTCATTAAATAA